A window from Henckelia pumila isolate YLH828 unplaced genomic scaffold, ASM3356847v2 CTG_466, whole genome shotgun sequence encodes these proteins:
- the LOC140872560 gene encoding zinc finger protein CONSTANS-LIKE 16-like: MMSSGKSLSNAVGAKSARACDSCIKKRARWYCAADDAFLCQSCDSSVHSANTLARRHERVCLKIASIKSLDAKLQTSSVPSWHQGFTRKARTPRHKKHSKFSFSDESIATIQNPLHLVPEISGEDHSHDENEEQLLYRVPIFDPFVAELCNSGEVVNNNNIHAESVTQVFGSDQFKGLSNDLSPEMKRLHGFLPSEADLAEFAADVESLLGKGLEDELFDMEGLGLMDSCDDQKEKVNCDSLEIERVKVEEEYIAGEDYNHHDDQVLGVEIDLGRETFELNFDYDSPITCEEVETKAVQSGEQTLMNSSHVVGDDLKKVNFLRLDYDGVMTAWDGEKSPWMTGERPEIDLGDCWPDCMGTSGVMHAYGEMGMTSGHAAAMLDGGREARVSRYREKRRTRLFSKKIRYEVRKLNAEKRPRMKGRFVKRANFVNPASAVPVPLLVPLAK; the protein is encoded by the exons ATGATGAGTTCAGGTAAAAGTTTATCCAACGCCGTTGGCGCAAAATCAGCTAGAGCTTGCGATAGTTGTATCAAGAAGAGGGCTCGATGGTATTGCGCAGCCGATGATGCCTTCTTGTGCCAATCTTGCGATTCTTCGGTTCATTCTGCCAACACCTTAGCCCGAAGGCACGAGAGGGTTTGCCTCAAAATCGCATCCATAAAATCTCTCGATGCAAAGCTTCAAACATCTTCTGTGCCATCTTGGCATCAAGGCTTCACTCGAAAAGCTCGGACACCGAGGCACAAGAAACACTCCAAGTTCAGTTTTTCCGACGAATCCATCGCCACAATCCAAAACCCGCTTCATCTGGTGCCTGAAATCTCCGGCGAAGACCACTCGCACGATGAAAACGAAGAGCAGCTTCTGTATAGGGTTCCGATTTTCGATCCCTTCGTCGCAGAATTATGCAACTCCGGTGAAGTTGTGAATAACAATAATATCCATGCAGAAAGTGTCACGCAGGTCTTTGGGAGTGATCAGTTCAAAGGTTTATCCAATGATCTGAGCCCGGAAATGAAGAGATTACACGGGTTTCTTCCATCTGAAGCTGATCTTGCCGAGTTCGCTGCGGATGTCGAGAGTTTGTTGGGTAAAGGCCTGGAAGATGAACTGTTTGATATGGAGGGACTAGGGCTAATGGATTCATGTGATGATCAAAAGGAGAAAGTAAATTGTGATTCtttggagattgaaagagttaaaGTTGAGGAAGAATATATTGCAGGTGAGGATTATaatcatcatgatgatcaagtACTTGGTGTAGAAATTGATTTGGGAAGAGAAACTTTTGAGTTGAATTtcgattatgattctccaatcACGTGTGAAGAAGTGGAAACTAAAGCAGTCCAAAGTGGAGAGCAGACTTTGATGAACAGTAGTCATGTTGTTGGTGATGATTTGAAGAAGGTGAATTTCTTGAGGCTTGATTACGACGGCGTGATGACGGCGTGGGACGGTGAAAAGTCGCCGTGGATGACCGGAGAAAGGCCGGAAATAGATCTCGGAGACTGTTGGCCCGATTGCATG GGAACATCCGGAGTAATGCATGCATACGGAGAAATGGGGATGACGAGTGGGCACGCGGCGGCGATGTTGGACGGAGGAAGAGAAGCGAGGGTGTCGAGGTACAGGGAGAAGCGGCGTACGAGGTTGTTTTCGAAGAAGATAAGGTACGAGGTACGGAAGCTGAACGCAGAGAAAAGGCCCCGTATGAAAGGCAGATTCGTAAAGAGAGCCAATTTCGTGAATCCCGCATCAGCAGTACCAGTACCTCTTTTAGTTCCCTTAGCTaagtaa
- the LOC140872545 gene encoding homocysteine S-methyltransferase 1, with amino-acid sequence MGRGNNVLEDLLEKSGGCAVVDGGFATQLERHGASINDPLWSALCLIKDPNLIKRVHLEYLEAGADILVTSSYQATLPGFLSRGLSMEEAESLLTKSVSIAVEARDKFWVTVKRKSGHNYNRALVAASIGSYGAYLADGSEYSGNYGPDVTLEKLKDFHRRRLQVLVEAGPDLLAFETIPNKLEAQACVELLDEEKVEIPSWICFSSVDGENAPSGESFEECLGIINKSSRVGAVGINCAPPHFVLTLVQKFKEWTGKAIVVYPNSGETWDGVAKKWRPSKCFDDEKFEIFATQWRDAGAKIIGGCCRTTPCTIRAVSKVLKKR; translated from the exons ATGGGGAGAGGTAATAATGTGCTGGAGGATCTGTTAGAGAAGTCCGGCGGTTGCGCCGTCGTGGACGGCGGTTTCGCCACCCAGCTCGAGAGACATGGCGCCTCCATTAACGACCCTCTTTGGAGCGCTCTCTGCCTCATCAAAGACCCCAATCTCATCAAACGG GTACACTTGGAGTACTTGGAAGCTGGTGCAGATATATTGGTAACTTCATCATATCAG GCAACTCTGCCAGGATTTCTATCCAGGGGATTGTCCATGGAGGAAGCAGAGTCACTGCTAACCAAAAGCGTGAGCATCGCTGTCGAAGCCCGTGATAAGTTCTGGGTCACTGTAAAACGAAAATCGGGACACAATTACAACAGGGCTTTGGTTGCAGCATCCATCGGAAGCTACGGTGCTTATCTTGCTGATGGTTCAGAGTACAG TGGGAATTATGGACCTGATGTAACTCTGGAGAAGTTGAAGGATTTCCATCGACGTAGGCTACAAGTTCTCGTGGAAGCAGGGCCCGATTTGCTTGCTTTTGAGACCATTCCAAACAAACTAGAGGCTCAG GCTTGTGTCGAATTGCTCGATGAAGAAAAAGTAGAGATCCCATCTTGGATTTGTTTCAGCTCAGTCGATGGCGAAAACGCCCCCTCAGGAGAAAGCTTTGAGGAGTGCCTTGGCATAATCAACAAAAGTAGCAGAGTTGGTGCAGTAGGAATAAACTGTGCACCACCTCATTTTGTTCTTACACTTGTGCAGAAATTCAAAGAG TGGACTGGGAAGGCCATAGTTGTGTACCCAAACAGTGGTGAGACATGGGATGGCGTGGCTAAAAAATGGCGG CCATCCAAGTGTTTTGACGATGAAAAATTCGAGATCTTTGCAACGCAATGGCGGGATGCTGGAGCGAAAATCATAGGAGGCTGCTGTAGGACTACGCCTTGTACTATTCGAGCCGTTTCCAAAGTTTTGAAGAAGAGATGA